The proteins below are encoded in one region of Dioscorea cayenensis subsp. rotundata cultivar TDr96_F1 unplaced genomic scaffold, TDr96_F1_v2_PseudoChromosome.rev07_lg8_w22 25.fasta BLBR01001483.1, whole genome shotgun sequence:
- the LOC120256527 gene encoding ATP synthase subunit alpha, mitochondrial, whose amino-acid sequence MELSPRAAELTTLLESRMTNFYTNFQVDEIGRVVSVGDGIARVYGLNEIQAGEMVEFASGVKGIALNLENENVGIVVFGSDTAIKEGDLVKRTGSIVDVPAGKAMLGRVVDALGVPIDGRGALSDHERRRVEVKAPGIIERKSVHEPMQTGLKAVDSLVPIGRGQRELIIGDRQTGKTAIAIDTILNQKQMNSRGTSQSETLYCVYVAIGQKRSTVAQLVQILPEANALEYSILVAATASDPAPLQFLAPYSGCAMGEYFRDNGMHALIIYDDLSKQAVAYRQMSLLLRRPPGREAFPGDVFYLHSRLLERAAKRSDQTGAGSSTALPVIETQAGDVSAYIPTNVIPITDGQICSETELFYRGIRPAINVGLSVSRVGSAAQLRAMKQVRGSSKLELAQYREVAAFAQFGSDLDAATQALLNRGARLTEVPKQPQYSPLPIEKQIVVIYAAVKGFCDRMPLDRISQYERAIPSSIDPELLKSFLEKGGLTNERKMEPDASLKESALPYL is encoded by the coding sequence ATGGAATTATCTCCCAGAGCTGCGGAACTCACGACTCTATTAGAAAGTAGAATGACCAACTTTTACACGAATTTTCAAGTGGATGAGATCGGTCGAGTGGTCTCAGTTGGAGATGGGATTGCACGTGTTTATGGATTGAACGAGATTCAAGCTGGAGAAATGGTGGAATTTGCCAGCGGTGTGAAAGGAATAGCCTTGAATCTTGAGAATGAGAATGTAGGTATTGTTGTCTTTGGTAGTGATACCGCTATTAAAGAAGGAGATCTTGTCAAACGCACTGGATCTATTGTGGATGTTCCTGCGGGAAAGGCCATGTTAGGCCGTGTGGTCGACGCGTTGGGAGTACCTATTGATGGAAGAGGGGCTCTAAGCGATCACGAACGAAGACGTGTCGAAGTAAAAGCCCCAGGGATTATTGAACGTAAATCTGTGCACGAACCTATGCAAACAGGCTTAAAAGCAGTGGATAGCCTGGTTCCTATAGGCCGTGGTCAACGAGAACTTATAATCGGGGACAGACAAACTGGAAAAACAGCTATAGCTATCGATACTATATTAAACCAAAAGCAAATGAACTCAAGGGGCACCTCTCAGAGTGAGACATTGTATTGTGTCTATGTAGCGATTGGACAGAAACGCTCGACTGTGGCACAATTAGTTCAAATTCTTCCAGAAGCGAATGCTTTGGAATATTCCATTCTTGTAGCAGCCACCGCTTCGGATCCTGCTCCTCTGCAATTTCTGGCCCCATATTCTGGGTGTGCCATGGGGGAATATTTCCGCGATAATGGAATGCACgcattaataatatatgatgATCTTAGTAAACAGGCGGTGGCATATCGACAAATGTCATTATTGTTACGCCGACCACCAGGCCGTGAGGCTTTCCCAGGGGATGTTTTCTATTTACATTCCCGTCTCTTAGAAAGAGCCGCTAAACGATCGGACCAGACAGGTGCAGGTAGCTCGACTGCGTTACCCGTCATTGAAACACAAGCTGGAGACGTATCGGCCTATATCCCCACCAATGTGATCCCCATTACAGATGGACAAATCTGTTCGGAAACAGAGCTCTTTTATCGCGGAATTAGACCAGCTATTAACGTTGGCTTATCTGTCAGTCGCGTCGGGTCTGCCGCTCAGTTGAGAGCTATGAAACAAGTCCGCGGTAGTTCAAAACTAGAATTGGCACAATATCGCGAAGTGGCCGCCTTCGCTCAATTTGGGTCAGACCTTGATGCTGCGACTCAGGCATTACTCAATAGAGGTGCAAGGCTGACAGAAGTGCCCAAACAACCACAATATTCACCACttccaattgaaaaacaaattgTAGTGATTTATGCAGCTGTCAAGGGATTCTGTGATCGAATGCCACTAGACAGAATTTCTCAATATGAGAGAGCCATTCCAAGTAGTATAGATCCCGAATTACTAAAATCCTTCTTAGAAAAAGGTGGGTTAACTAACGAAAGAAAGATGGAACCAGATGCTTCTTTAAAAGAAAGCGCTTTGCCTTACCTATGA
- the LOC120256523 gene encoding uncharacterized protein LOC120256523 has protein sequence MRGGCIADIGSCGTGFDSASGSVRTKKFRTKGSELADRKGEKNKAMPRAPSIRCSSIDEALSFSSRARCNKRLVLFPSREPRERPAPRRAKLIFLPG, from the coding sequence ATGCGAGGAGGATGTATAGCTGATATAGGATCTTGTGGAACAGGATTTGATTCTGCAAGCGGTTCGGTACGAACGAAGAAATTTCGAACAAAAGGATCGGAACTCGCTGATAGGAAAGGAGAGAAAAACAAAGCAATGCCAAGAGCTCCGTCAATCCGCTGTTCATCGATAGACGAAGCTCTCTCTTTTTCATCTCGTGCCAGATGCAACAAAAGATTAGTCCTTTTTCCTTCTCGCGAACCGCGGGAGCGCCCAGCGCCCAGAAGAGCAAAGCTCATTTTCCTTCCAGGGTAA
- the LOC120256524 gene encoding probable cytochrome c biosynthesis protein encodes MGFGLCRSKMMNGIVALHSPPMRKDAAEKNGTLLRSAVCVGSHIRSSLFTRSFKHFVGTKCAPALLLRSNRSLLILLRRRFFAFSSLWTGALMDTGREQAKRVVRNGKKETTTSPLCWTAGANTVVSDQDQEPIRIWILTCRLFLTVGISPGSWWAHHELGRGGWWFRDPVENASFMPRVLATARTSSIRSGLLAPVHSSATDDTRGRFLWRFFLLITGISMNLFYQMKQQASQLAAGFRPVRSASEVTVAWLNVEQSATEAFD; translated from the exons ATGGGCTTTGGCTTATGTAGATCAAAAATGATGAATGGGATTGTGGCACTCCACTCGCCGCCAATGCGGAAGGATGCCGCCGAAAAGAATGGAACGCTGCTTCGCTCTGCTGTATGCGTCGGATCCCATATAAGAAGCTCGCTCTTTACCCGATCATTCAAACATTTTGTGGGCACAAAATGCGCACCTGCTCTATTGTTGCGTAGCAATAGAAGCCTGCTCATCTTGCTTCGGCGGCGCTTTTTCGCCTTCTCTTCGCTCTGGACAGGAGCGCTAATGGACACGGGGAGGGAGCAGGCGAAGCGTGTCGTTCGTAATGGAAAGAAAGAGACCACTACTTCGCCTCTTTGTTGGACCGCCGGCGCGAACACAGTGGTCTCTGACCAGGACCAGGAACCAATTCGAATTTGGATCTTGACATGTCGGTTGTTTTTAACCGTAGGCATCTCGCCAGGAAGTTGGTGGGCTCATCATGAATTAGGTCGGGGTGGCTGGTGGTTTCGGGATCCCGTGGAAAATGCCTCTTTTATGCCTCGGGTATTAGCCACAGCTC GAACCTCTTCAATACGGTCCGGATTGCTAGCTCCCGTTCATAGTTCTGCTACAGATGATACACGAGGAAGATTTTTATGGCGGTTCTTCCTTCTAATTACAGGCATATCTATGAATCTTTTCTACCAGATGAAGCAGCAGGCATCG CAATTGGCTGCCGGATTTCGTCCCGTCCGTAGCGCTTCGGAAGTCACTGTGGCGTGGCTGAATGTAGAGCAGTCCGCGACGGAAGCCTTTGATTGA